ATCCTGCAGGCGATGATGCCGGTATTCAGAAGAAGAAAACCACTATGATAGTAGAGAGATAGTAGTGAAATACTGGCTTTTTAAACAGGGAGAGTACTGAGATAGTAGAGAGATAGTACTCAGAAAGTACTGAAAAGTGTAAAATTGGCGGAACTATTGGTGGAGATAACGGAGAGAAAAGTTTGATAACCAGCTTTATATATGCTGATTTGAATGGTCTTTTGAAATACTGAATTGGTTATCAATATATTATAGCAGGCTAATTGGTGCTTAATTGGTGGTTTATTGGTGTTTAGTTGCCTGTTAATGGTAGTGGGAGGTATGCCGGGGTGCTGTCGGAGCTACCTGAGAGGCATCAAGGGTCGAGCCATTGGTTACTCCTATAGCAAAAAAAGAGGCTGACCTCCCGGCCAGCCTCCAATAAATTTCTTGCATCAGTTCAGACTGAATCTTATTTCAAAGTCTTCAGGAGTTTTTCGTTCAAAGCAACATAGTCAGGGTTCTTTGCTTCCTGAGCCAGTTTCAGTGATTCGTTGGCAGAAGCGATTGCTTCCTGCTTCAATCCCAGTTTAGCTTCAGCATTTGCTCTCTGATGCCATACCCAGAAGAATTTAGGGTTAAGCTCAGTAGCTTTCTTCAGCCATTCATGCGCTTGTTTTGTGTCTTTTCCTGTTTCCAGATAATACATAGCTGCATTGAAGTACGGAGGTTTCTCAGACTTCATGGCGGTTTCGATCTGCGCCATTACTTTTCCATCGATATCAGTTTTGATGGGAAGTGCAACAGCTGTTTGGTCCCACATGATCCAGAGATTGCACTCGGTGCCTTTGATCTCGTCGAATTGCATGAAGAAGGTTTCGATCTTCTCCTTGATAGCATGAGGCTTCACTTTCACGCGCACTACGTCCTGATCTTCCTTGTAAGCAGAAGGAGAGGTAACATCCAGTTGTTTGGTGAGGATGAGGGTCCACTCGCTTTTGCCAGGAATGCTCAGCAGACCATATTTACCGGCAGGAATATTCTTTCCGCCGATGATCACATCGTCGCTGAAGTTGAGAATAGTTGCTGAATTTGCACCGGTACGCCATACTTTGTCGAAAGGAACCAGGTCTCCGAAGATCTTGCGGCCTTTCGTGCTGGGGCGGGAGTATGACAGTTCAATGTTACCCAGACCAAAATCCTGTTTAATGGTTTGAGCAGGAGATGGGGCGGGAACTTTCAAGCCCTGGGCCTGGATTGCGCCACAATACAATGTGATGCTGCAGGCGATGGCAATTGCTGTTTTGATCATTGCAAACAAGTTTAATGCGGCAAAGATAACCGGTTCAGCAGGAATCCGGAAATAGCTGCAACATTTTGAAGGCCTTAAAAATGCCCTTCATCCTAAAAATGTACGATTACGGTGGCGGTTGCTTTACGTCCGCGTTTGATCTTCCAGGCAGGACCTTCCTTGATGAGGCGGAGCGCCTCTGCATTGGCTTCGGTTGTAGAGCCACTGGTGATAGTGAATTCGGATAATTCGCCCCTGCGGTTTACCGCAAAGGAAACCACCACGTCTTTAACGGCCCTCGCAGAGTCCCTGCTGAGGCGATTGTTCTCACGCAGATAATTCTCGAAGCTCACCCATCCATTGACAGGTTCTGCATTCTGCAGCAGGATATCTGTTTCTTTTATTTTCTTACTGATATTACTCCTTTGTTTTCCGCCGTAACCTGTTACCACCACATCGTTCAACATTTGGTCTGCCGGCTGCAATTGCAGGTTATTGGTGGCCAGTGGTGATTGATTCAGCTTGAACTGTTGCGTGTTGAATCCGATAGCGGCAACGGATACATTGAGTGCTGCTGTATCTATATTTCGTAGAGGAATATTGAAATAGCCTTCCCTGTCTGTGAAATAGGTCATATTCATGGCTGGATTCTGGAAGGTATTCACGTTGGCATTGGGGATGGGCCTTTGTGCATTATCGGTTACACGTCCCCGTATTATATTGTTGAGACGCTTATTCTCTGCTGCATTGGTTTGCAAAACCAGTCCCGGCGTATGCCCCTCCAATGCACCCACGATCTCCGTTCTCACTGGCCTGCCCACAGTATCTGAGAAATTGAATTGGGGTGGATTGTTTTCAGATTTAAGTACGATGTCTTTCTTCTCGAAACCATCGGGTACTACCGTGGCAGGTACATTAGTGTCCAGCGGGATCTGTTTCGCATTAGCCCTGGGCTGAATGGCTATAGTATTGTATTGTGCTTTTTGACTGGCATTGTTTTGACTTCTCTGCAAATTCAAATTCTCACTGCGGGCCTGATCAGCATTTACTCTTGCATCAGCTGCAGATGGCTTTGTTTTTTCTGCAGCAGCATTATCCCTGGTGCTGAAAGTAGATGGTAAGCCTTCGTTATCAGTTAAGGTTAAAGTTTCAGGTGCTGGTAGAGAATCGGCAGGCGGAACTTTGGCAGGTTGCACTTTTTCCTGGTGCTGCACAGCGGCTATTTCTTGTGTTGCCACTGCTTTGTCCTCGCGACTTAAATAACTGTTCCAGAGGAATACGCCTGCTGCAATCACAACAACTGCGGCTGCAGCCATTTTCCACCATACCATGCCCCTGACCTTACCGGAAGCCGGTTGGATCTTTTCAGCAATGGCGGTTCTCAGCTCCTGCAGGTTTTGGTTCACCGGAGCTTCGCCATGGGATTGCATTGCCTGGTCCATTCCCTCGATGGCATCTGCCAGGAAAGGATCGTCCAGCGCTGCTTTTTCCATGGCATGCATTTCGGATGCAGACATGTTGCCACTCAGATATCTTTGGATATCCGCTGCTGTGTAATGGGTGATATGTTGTGATTGATCATTCATGGTGGTGAATGCTCAGTTATATTTCTTTTGTTTCGATAGCTGCCTGTTTATCCATACAGATCTTAAGGTTCCTTCTTCCATTCTGGATATAGCTTCTTACCTTATTCCATTCGATCCCTGTTTCAGACGCTATTTCTTTATAACATTTGTTCTGTAAATAGAATAATTCCACTGTTGTTTTCTGCTCATCGGGCAATGTTTGCAAACAATGTTCCAGTCTCGTCAGGTTCTCCTCTTTCTGCATCATGCCATTCAGATGCGTTTCTGCTTCCGATTGCATAATCTCGGCATTGAATTCAGAGGTGCGGAAATTGCGCGGAGAGCGGAGTTGCATCAGGCAGTGGTTCCTGGCCAGTGTATGCAACCAACTTTTAACATTTTCTACCTGGTGCTGCTTTAGTTTTTTGGTGAGCTCTTCAAAGAGTTGCATCACGGCATCTTTGGCGCTTTCGGGGTCTTTGAGATATTTCAGGCATACGCCATACATCAGGTCCATATACCGCTGGAACAGAGCGCCTAACACTTGCATGTCGCCCGTTTCACGATAACTGTCGGCCAGTTCTTTGTCTGTCCGCTCAGGGTGTTGTATGTTCTTCAGGAAGCCCACGAAAGATAAAATTAGCAAAAGATCGGTTAAGCAAAGAATTTGAAGGCGTACCGGTTGCTCGCCTGGCGAGCGACTGTACCCCGCCAATCATAAAGTTCCGCCTTCCGGCCAGTTGCTCCAGTGTGTATTGGTTGTTTGAGTGGGTTTGAATATTTTTTTGTCGCCGGTTTCCAGCGCATCGGCCAGCATGATGAAGGTCTCGTTCTTTCCGGGTTTCTCTTCATTGGCGAGGTCAGGATGGTTCCAGTCGTCCAGCCGGATGAACAGGGGCAGCCCTGCAGGGATGCGCTGTTTGATATCTTCTTCGGTGGCGAGGAACTGGTTCCGGTGTTCAGGAAGCAGTCCGCGCATCATTTCCCAGATCATGATCTTTCCGGGATCTTCCAGGTGAATGCCTTTGGCCTCATAAAATGCGGGATCATGGGAAAGCGTAATGGCATTCCCGCGGACCAGGATGGTATTGATGGAAGGATCGAGGTAGCTTTCAGTTTCCCGGTCGAATGTGTTGCCCTCCGGACTATCGGCCGTCAGGCTGAGGAAATTGGCATTATCCAGCCCTGGCTTATGTTTCAGGTCGTTGCCGAAAATATAAAGACAGTTCTCGATACCATTGTGGCCACCGCCGCGGTAGTTGAACCCGATCACTTCAATCACGATCCTCCAGTGGCTTTCATTGCGATAAGCGGAGAGCCTGGCCGTTACCGGATAGAGGTAGCCATTGTCCAGCATGGGAAAGGAGAACTGTCTGGCGGCACTGTCCAGTTGTTCCAGGATCTCTTTAGCTGTAAATGCTTCTTTATGTTTTTTGGGCGCCATAACCGGGAGATTTCATATGCAATGTACCGATTAGCGATTATTCTCCCACGTTATGATTCCGGTTTTATTGTTCTCTTATAGGCCCAGTACACCACAATGGGGAACACAAAGAGCTTGAAAATGGTATCGGTGACCAGTCCGCCGATCACCACACGGGCCAGCGGTCTTGCGGTTTCCGACCCGATGCCTGTGCTGATGGCCGCAGGCAGGAGGCCGATGGCCGCCATCAGGGCTGTCATCAATACCGGCCGGATCCTGGATTCCACGCCCTCCCGGATGGCATGTATAAGTCCTTGTTCTGTAGCCACTTTCATCGATCTCATATTGCTTTTGAAGGTGGAAAGGAGGATCACCCCATTCTGGATACAGATGCCGAAAAGGGCAATGAAACCAATACCGGCCGAAATGCTGAAATTGATATCCGTCACCAGCATGGAGAAGATGCCGCCTACAATTGCGAACAATACCGTATGCAATACCAGCAGAGAATCCCTGATATTCCCGAACAAAATGAAAAGGATAAAAAAGATGATCAGCAAACTGATGGGCACCACGGTGGTCAGCCTTTGTGTGGCGCGTTGCTGGTTCTCGAAATCGCCAGACCATTGCAGCGAATAACCATCGGGGATAGTAATGTCCGCCGCAACTTTCTGCTGTGCTTCCGTGATGGTGCTTCCCATGTCGCGGCCACGTACTGAGAATTTGATGGCGCCATAACGGGTATGATCATCCCTGTAGATGATGCTGGGGCCGGTGATGCGTTTGATATCTGCGATCTCCTTGATGGGGATCTTGGTGCCGCGGATCGAAGGCACCAGCAGGTTGCTGATCTCCTGCTCGTGTTGCCGGAAATCTTCCGGATAACGGATACGAAGGTCAAAGATCTTTTCACCTTCATAGATACTGGTGGCGGCCTTACCGCCAATGGCCATCTCTATAACGGCATTGGCATTGTCTGTGGTGATACCATAGAGCGCCATCTTCTGCTGGTTGAGATTGATCTGCAATTCAGGCTGGCCAAGGTTCCGGAGGATCGCCAGGTCTTCAATACCTTTTACTGTTTTCAGCACATTGAATATAGAATCTTCTGTTCTTTCGATCACCTTGTAATCATTGCCATACATTTTCACTACCAGTGATCCTTTCACTCCGGAAACGGCTTCCTCCACATTGTCCATGATAGGCTGGGAGAAATTGAGACTGATACCAGGGATCACTTCCAGCTGACGGTTCATTGCTTCGATCAGCTGCCCGCGGCTCAGTTTCGATTTCCATTCTTTCTCAGGAAAAATATCGATATGGCATTCCACATTGTAGAAACCTGTGGCATCAGTGCCGTCGTTCGGACGACCGGTTTGCGACATCACCTGTTTTACTTCCGGGAAGCCGAGAAATATTTTGCGCATTTCATTTGCCACGCGTACGGATTGGTCCAGCGATGCGGAGAGCGGGCCGGTGGCGCGCACATAGATGGAGCCTTCATTCAGCTGTGGCAGGAACTCTGTGCCAACAAAGCGGAAACTGAAAAATCCGCCGATCAGTATGATGATGGCAATGGTGAAGCTCATCATCTTTTTACCAAAAGAAAGCCGGAACAACCGCATCACATTCCGTTGCACCCAGTTGAGGAAGAAATTGTTTTTCTCTTTTACATTTTTCTTTAGCAATACACCTGATAATACCGGCACCAGCGTAAAGGTGAGTATCAGCGCACCGAGCAATGCAAAGCCAAGTGTCCAGGCTAGAGGAGAGAACATTTTGCCTTCCACTTTTTCAAAAGTGAAAATCGGTAATAAGCCTGCAATGATGATGAGTTTTGCAAAGAAGATGCTCTTGCCGCTTTCCATGCATGCTTTGCGGATCAATCCGAGTTTGCTTTGTGCATTGAACCGCTGCATGCCCACCGCATGCGCGCGCTTATCCAGCATCACGAAGATCCCTTCCACTATCACTACGGCGCCATCGATGATGATCCCGAAATCAACTGCTCCCATGCTCAGGAGGTTGGCCGACATCCCCTTCAGTTTCAAACACACAAAAGCAAAGAGCAGTGATAACGGGATAACTACAGAAACGATCAATGTGGTGCGCCAGTCGGCCATGAAAATGAACACCACTACGGTCACCAGGATGATGCCTTCCATCATATTGTGCAGCACAGTACCGGTGGCAAAGTCCACCAGGTTCTGCCTGTTGTAGAATGGTTTGATCTGCACATCAGCCGGCAATACCTTGTTATTGAGATAGTCTATTTTTTCCTGAAGGGCGGCAATCACTTCGGTGGCATTCTCACCCTTGCGCATCACCACAATGCCCTGCACCACATCCGGGTCCCGGTCCCGGCCCACCTGTCCGAGCCTCGGCAGCGCAGCAATGCTCACATCGGCGATATGGCTCACCAGTACAGGCGTTCCGTTGATATTGTCAACGATGATATTCCTGATCTCATCCACATCATTGAGGATACCGATACCGCGCACCACATATGCCTGTCCGTTTTCCACGATGATATCTCCACCCACATTGATATTGCTCCTGCTCACGGCCTCATAGAGCTCCAGCGGCGTGATGCCATATTGCGCGGCTTTGCCGGGATCCACTGTGATCTCGTACGTTTTCACTTCGCCACCGAAACTAACGATATCGGCTACACCGGGAACGGCCAGGATATTCTTTTCGATGGTCCAGTCCTGGATGGTTTTGAGATCGCGTACGGAATGTGTATTGCTTTCAAGCGTATAGCGATAGATCTCTCCTGTAGGACCATAGGGCGGCTGTATATCCGGCTCGATGCCTTCCGGAAGTTTGGCCTTGCCGATATTGTTGTTCACCTGCACGCGCGCAAATGCATCGTCCACCTTATCTTCAAAGATGATCTTTACCACAGAAAGACCGAACAGGGAAGAAGACCTGATAGCAGTTTTCTTCTGCGCGGTATTCATGGAGATCTCGATGGGCCTCGTCACAAATCTTTCCACTTCCTCCGCACTGCGTCCGGGCCATTGGGTAATGATGGTAACACTGGTATTGGTCACATCCGGAAAGGCCTCAATGCCGATGCTCCTGAAGCTCAGGTATCCTGCAATGGCCAGCAATCCTGTGGCGAAGAAGATGAAGAATTTATTCTTGAGAGAGAAACTGACAACTCTCCTGATCAATTTATTCATGGAACGGCATTAAGGGTTATTGTTTGAGCGCTTCGTAGAAATAGAGCTGACGGCCAGAGATCACCACATCATTTTCATGGAGCCCTTCGCTGATATAAGCGCGGCCGCTCATCTTTTCAGCCACTTCCACAGGTTGGATGCGGGCGGTATTGCCTTCGCGTACCACCACGTAGTAGCGGTTATTGTCGAAAATGAGCGAGCGAACGGGAATGCTTACACGACTATGTTGCTGCACCACTTTAACTTTGGCGGATACAAACATTTCCGGTTTGAGCAGCAGGTCGGGATTATGGATATTGATACGGGCGCGCATGGTCTTTGTTTCAGGATCCAGCACCTGGTAGATCTTTTCGATATCGCCCCTGAACACTTTGCCGGGATAGGAGAGGGACGTAAGGTGAACGCTATCACCCTGATGGATATACGAAATGTCAGATTCAAAGATGTTCACCATCGCCCACACATTGCTGATATCCGCGATCACGAATACGGGATCACTGTTATCCGGCCTGAGATGCGAGTGTTCTGTAACTCTCTTTTCGATCACGAAACCATTGATGGGCGTGGTGATCCGGTAGCCGGCTTCGCGGTCGCCTCCATTGATCTGTAATACCTGCTCTGCCTTGTGTACTTCACTACTTGCGCGCTTGTATTCACTTTTCGCTTCTTCCACATCTTTTTCGGAAGCCAGACC
This portion of the Pseudobacter ginsenosidimutans genome encodes:
- a CDS encoding efflux RND transporter periplasmic adaptor subunit, yielding MLNKQFITGLCLITVMMVACKQKPDPAPASDPAKEMEELLGKVITDTASTNAVKDEILVSGKIVPDEDSQIRIYPMVSGIVRKVNVHSGWYVKAGQTLAELVSSEMAAFSNELASAEASLANARRDLSLKQDLFSSGLASEKDVEEAKSEYKRASSEVHKAEQVLQINGGDREAGYRITTPINGFVIEKRVTEHSHLRPDNSDPVFVIADISNVWAMVNIFESDISYIHQGDSVHLTSLSYPGKVFRGDIEKIYQVLDPETKTMRARINIHNPDLLLKPEMFVSAKVKVVQQHSRVSIPVRSLIFDNNRYYVVVREGNTARIQPVEVAEKMSGRAYISEGLHENDVVISGRQLYFYEALKQ
- a CDS encoding carboxypeptidase regulatory-like domain-containing protein, encoding MNDQSQHITHYTAADIQRYLSGNMSASEMHAMEKAALDDPFLADAIEGMDQAMQSHGEAPVNQNLQELRTAIAEKIQPASGKVRGMVWWKMAAAAVVVIAAGVFLWNSYLSREDKAVATQEIAAVQHQEKVQPAKVPPADSLPAPETLTLTDNEGLPSTFSTRDNAAAEKTKPSAADARVNADQARSENLNLQRSQNNASQKAQYNTIAIQPRANAKQIPLDTNVPATVVPDGFEKKDIVLKSENNPPQFNFSDTVGRPVRTEIVGALEGHTPGLVLQTNAAENKRLNNIIRGRVTDNAQRPIPNANVNTFQNPAMNMTYFTDREGYFNIPLRNIDTAALNVSVAAIGFNTQQFKLNQSPLATNNLQLQPADQMLNDVVVTGYGGKQRSNISKKIKETDILLQNAEPVNGWVSFENYLRENNRLSRDSARAVKDVVVSFAVNRRGELSEFTITSGSTTEANAEALRLIKEGPAWKIKRGRKATATVIVHF
- a CDS encoding RNA polymerase sigma factor — protein: MLILSFVGFLKNIQHPERTDKELADSYRETGDMQVLGALFQRYMDLMYGVCLKYLKDPESAKDAVMQLFEELTKKLKQHQVENVKSWLHTLARNHCLMQLRSPRNFRTSEFNAEIMQSEAETHLNGMMQKEENLTRLEHCLQTLPDEQKTTVELFYLQNKCYKEIASETGIEWNKVRSYIQNGRRNLKICMDKQAAIETKEI
- a CDS encoding efflux RND transporter permease subunit, encoding MNKLIRRVVSFSLKNKFFIFFATGLLAIAGYLSFRSIGIEAFPDVTNTSVTIITQWPGRSAEEVERFVTRPIEISMNTAQKKTAIRSSSLFGLSVVKIIFEDKVDDAFARVQVNNNIGKAKLPEGIEPDIQPPYGPTGEIYRYTLESNTHSVRDLKTIQDWTIEKNILAVPGVADIVSFGGEVKTYEITVDPGKAAQYGITPLELYEAVSRSNINVGGDIIVENGQAYVVRGIGILNDVDEIRNIIVDNINGTPVLVSHIADVSIAALPRLGQVGRDRDPDVVQGIVVMRKGENATEVIAALQEKIDYLNNKVLPADVQIKPFYNRQNLVDFATGTVLHNMMEGIILVTVVVFIFMADWRTTLIVSVVIPLSLLFAFVCLKLKGMSANLLSMGAVDFGIIIDGAVVIVEGIFVMLDKRAHAVGMQRFNAQSKLGLIRKACMESGKSIFFAKLIIIAGLLPIFTFEKVEGKMFSPLAWTLGFALLGALILTFTLVPVLSGVLLKKNVKEKNNFFLNWVQRNVMRLFRLSFGKKMMSFTIAIIILIGGFFSFRFVGTEFLPQLNEGSIYVRATGPLSASLDQSVRVANEMRKIFLGFPEVKQVMSQTGRPNDGTDATGFYNVECHIDIFPEKEWKSKLSRGQLIEAMNRQLEVIPGISLNFSQPIMDNVEEAVSGVKGSLVVKMYGNDYKVIERTEDSIFNVLKTVKGIEDLAILRNLGQPELQINLNQQKMALYGITTDNANAVIEMAIGGKAATSIYEGEKIFDLRIRYPEDFRQHEQEISNLLVPSIRGTKIPIKEIADIKRITGPSIIYRDDHTRYGAIKFSVRGRDMGSTITEAQQKVAADITIPDGYSLQWSGDFENQQRATQRLTTVVPISLLIIFFILFILFGNIRDSLLVLHTVLFAIVGGIFSMLVTDINFSISAGIGFIALFGICIQNGVILLSTFKSNMRSMKVATEQGLIHAIREGVESRIRPVLMTALMAAIGLLPAAISTGIGSETARPLARVVIGGLVTDTIFKLFVFPIVVYWAYKRTIKPES
- a CDS encoding DUF7003 family protein, which gives rise to MAPKKHKEAFTAKEILEQLDSAARQFSFPMLDNGYLYPVTARLSAYRNESHWRIVIEVIGFNYRGGGHNGIENCLYIFGNDLKHKPGLDNANFLSLTADSPEGNTFDRETESYLDPSINTILVRGNAITLSHDPAFYEAKGIHLEDPGKIMIWEMMRGLLPEHRNQFLATEEDIKQRIPAGLPLFIRLDDWNHPDLANEEKPGKNETFIMLADALETGDKKIFKPTQTTNTHWSNWPEGGTL
- a CDS encoding DUF2911 domain-containing protein; translated protein: MIKTAIAIACSITLYCGAIQAQGLKVPAPSPAQTIKQDFGLGNIELSYSRPSTKGRKIFGDLVPFDKVWRTGANSATILNFSDDVIIGGKNIPAGKYGLLSIPGKSEWTLILTKQLDVTSPSAYKEDQDVVRVKVKPHAIKEKIETFFMQFDEIKGTECNLWIMWDQTAVALPIKTDIDGKVMAQIETAMKSEKPPYFNAAMYYLETGKDTKQAHEWLKKATELNPKFFWVWHQRANAEAKLGLKQEAIASANESLKLAQEAKNPDYVALNEKLLKTLK